Proteins co-encoded in one Ziziphus jujuba cultivar Dongzao chromosome 9, ASM3175591v1 genomic window:
- the LOC107426337 gene encoding xyloglucan 6-xylosyltransferase 2, protein MFEKYLGAQRWRKIHRALRHSRVTILCLVLTVVVLRGTIGAGKFGTPEQDFNEIRDHFYSRKRAEPHRVLVEVQTAQSDSGSGSGSGSGSTNDNNDSNNYNTFDISKILVDEGEDEKPDPNKHYSLGPKISNWDNQRSRWLKENPNFPNFIRPNKPRVLLVTGSSPKPCENPVGDHYLLKSIKNKIDYCRLHGVEVFYNMALLDAEMAGFWAKLPLIRKLLLSHPEVEFLWWMDSDAMFTDMAFEVPWERYKDYNFVMHGWNEMVYDQKNWIGLNTGSFLLRNCQWSLDILDAWAPMGPKGKIRDEAGKILTRELKDRPVFEADDQSAMVYILATQREKWGDKVYLENAYYLHGYWGILVDRYEEMIENHHPGLGDHRWPLVTHFVGCKPCGKFGDYPVERCLKQMDRAYNFGDNQILQMYGFTHKSLGSRRVKRVRNETSNPLEVKDELGLLHPSFKSVKASSS, encoded by the coding sequence ATGTTTGAGAAGTATTTGGGAGCTCAGAGATGGCGAAAGATTCACAGAGCTCTTCGCCATTCCAGGGTGACGATCCTCTGCCTCGTCCTCACCGTTGTCGTCCTACGTGGCACCATTGGCGCTGGCAAGTTTGGCACTCCTGAGCAGGACTTCAACGAGATTCGGGACCACTTCTACTCCCGCAAGCGAGCCGAGCCACACCGCGTCCTTGTGGAGGTCCAAACGGCTCAGTCGGACTCCGGCTCCGGCTCCGGCTCTGGCTCCGGCTCCACCAACGACAACAATGACAGCAACAACTACAACACCTTCGATATCAGCAAGATCTTGGTCGATGAAGGAGAGGATGAAAAACCTGATCCGAATAAGCACTACAGTCTCGGACCCAAAATCTCCAATTGGGACAACCAGAGGTCGAGATGGCTAAAGGAAAACCCTAATTTCCCAAATTTTATCAGGCCCAATAAGCCTCGGGTGCTTCTGGTAACTGGGTCTTCGCCAAAGCCGTGTGAGAATCCTGTGGGTGATCACTACCTCTTGAAGTCCATCAAGAACAAgattgattactgtaggttgCATGGAGTCGAGGTGTTCTACAATATGGCTCTCCTGGATGCCGAAATGGCTGGCTTTTGGGCCAAGCTTCCGTTAATTCGGAAGCTTTTGTTATCTCACCCCGAGGTTGAATTCTTATGGTGGATGGATAGTGATGCCATGTTTACAGATATGGCTTTCGAAGTTCCATGGGAAAGGTACAAAGATTACAACTTTGTAATGCATGGTTGGAATGAGATGGTTTATGATCAGAAGAATTGGATTGGGTTGAATACTGGGAGCTTTCTGTTGAGGAATTGCCAGTGGTCATTGGACATTCTTGATGCCTGGGCTCCCATGGGGCCAAAAGGGAAAATTAGAGATGAGGCTGGGAAGATACTCACTAGGGAGCTCAAGGATAGGCCGGTTTTCGAAGCTGATGATCAGTCAGCAATGGTTTATATATTGGCGACACAGAGGGAGAAGTGGGGTGACAAGGTGTACCTTGAGAATGCATATTATCTGCATGGATATTGGGGGATATTGGTTGATAGATATGAGGAAATGATAGAGAATCATCACCCTGGGTTGGGTGATCACCGGTGGCCGCTTGTGACTCATTTTGTGGGTTGCAAACCATGTGGGAAGTTTGGAGATTACCCGGTTGAGAGATGCCTGAAGCAGATGGATAGAGCTTATAACTTTGGGGACAATCAAATTCTTCAAATGTATGGTTTTACCCACAAGTCTTTGGGCAGTAGACGTGTTAAGAGGGTTCGAAATGAGACTAGCAATCCACTTGAGGTGAAAGATGAACTTGGCTTGCTTCATCCATCATTCAAAAGCGTCAAGGCATCATCTTCTTAA
- the LOC107426338 gene encoding alkylated DNA repair protein ALKBH8 homolog: protein MDVDKALLVEVFGESSDGEDLEEEQSGFDNGSQPNYSWERIEEVKGLWLCTDFLSPQRQASLLSAIQDEGWFTEASYNQAMRFGDLPAWATELSASIRDVVLSSNNLDHGEDELCPFPLDLLWREPLFDQLIVNVYHPDEGICGHVDLMRFEDGIAIVSLESSCVMHFSSIEGTDSDIARTKVPVYLTPGSLVLMSGEARYQWKHEINRKPGFQKWEGEDIDQKRRTSVTLRKLRQIE from the exons ATGGACGTGGACAAGGCACTTCTCGTTGAAGTGTTCGGCGAATCATCGGACGGCGAAGACTTGGAAGAGGAACAATCAGGATTTGATAATGGATCTCAGCCAAATTATTCCTGGGAAAGGATCGAAGAAGTTAAAGGGTTGTGGCTCTGCACTGACTTTCTTTCTCCTCAACGACAAGCTTCCCTGCTCTCTGCAATCCAAGATG AAGGATGGTTCACTGAAGCCTCTTACAATCAG GCTATGAGGTTTGGTGATCTTCCAGCATGGGCAACTGAACTCTCAGCTTCCATTCGTGATGTGGTGCTTTCAAGCAACAATCTTGATCATGGGGAGGATGAATTGTGTCCATTTCCACTGGATTTGTTGTGGAGGGAGCCATTGTTCGATCAGCTTATTGTAAATGTATACCATCCAGATGAG GGAATCTGTGGACATGTTGACCTTATGCGCTTTGAAGATGGAATTGCCATTGTCTCACTGGAGTCATCATGTGTGATGCATTTCAGTAGCATTGAAGGAACAGATAGTGACATTGCAAGGACCAAAGTTCCTGTTTATCTAACCCCAGGATCCCTAGTTTTAATGTCTGGAGAAGCACGCTATCAATGGAAGCATGAGATTAATCGCAAGCCAGGATTTCAGAAATGGGAAGGGGAGGATATAGATCAGAAAAGGAGAACCTCTGTTACCCTGAGGAAGCTCCGCCAGATTGAGTAG